Sequence from the Fusobacterium sp. IOR10 genome:
GGTAATCTTTAAAGCTTTTCCAATCTCCACCCCACTCTATATTACGTTTCTTCATTAAAGCTCTGACTTGCTTATCTACTAATTCTTTGGATAAATGAATATCCCAATTTATTCTCCTATTAATTAATATTACAATATCAGCTGCATATCCATATCCATCTTTTTTTATTTGATGTTTTGACTTGAATCTGTAGCCGTCACAATTTGTAACTTTTTTCCCAGGAAGAGTTCTTCCTTTTTGATAAAGTTTATTTTGATATTTTGCTGTTCTTGTTCCACATGTGACTATAAAATCATATCTTGATATTTTTATTAATTCATTTAAAAATAAAATCACATCTGGATGCAATCCTCTCATATTTCTCTTACTTCTTCTTGAAAATCTATAACTCATCATTCCACCTCTTTTTAGTTTAAAAAATTATTTGTTATAGTCTTTAATTTAGCGCTATAAAGCTTTTAAAAGCAATGCTCTTGTATTCACTAGTTAATGAAATATCTGATTTTTTCTGGAATATTTGGATATAAATTTTCTATACTAATATCTAATGTTTTATAGATTTCTGGGATATCTAACCATTTTTTTCTAAAATCATCTCTTTCTATTTTTTCTTTTTCTTTTTCAGCTACATCTCCTCTTAGTACAGATTTATCATATTTATCCATTGCATTAAATATTATTTTTCTATCATTCCTAGATTTTTCTATTTCACTTTCTATAGTTATACTTTTTTCATTTATAAAATCTTGCCTTGTTTTGTTAACTATTTTTTCATTTTCTATTTTTTGTGAATAAATATCATAAGACACTATTTTACCTTCTATTAATATTTCATTTGTAGCTAGTTCTCTATCTCCTCTTTTTAATTTTTCTTCTTCTGTTGCTTCTCTTATCATATTAGAATTCTCATCATATGTTAGAAAATTAGGAATATCTCCTTCAAAAATAATTTTTGAAGGGTTTTCTTTTTTTAATTTTTCTATAAAACTATTTCTTTC
This genomic interval carries:
- a CDS encoding M15 family metallopeptidase, whose amino-acid sequence is MMSYRFSRRSKRNMRGLHPDVILFLNELIKISRYDFIVTCGTRTAKYQNKLYQKGRTLPGKKVTNCDGYRFKSKHQIKKDGYGYAADIVILINRRINWDIHLSKELVDKQVRALMKKRNIEWGGDWKSFKDYPHFQKRS